A single window of Gossypium hirsutum isolate 1008001.06 chromosome A10, Gossypium_hirsutum_v2.1, whole genome shotgun sequence DNA harbors:
- the LOC107896701 gene encoding phosphate transporter PHO1 isoform X1: MVKFSKELEAQLIPEWKEAFVNYWQLKKHVKKIKLSRTNKQIASVEFTHDFGRSILDPIRFIALKVASTTKHFFTSSNNNTDEIIQVRSKSMDSDEEVLYQTELLQLFSEEDEVRLFFERLDEELNKVNQFYKTKESEFLERGEILNKQLQILLDLKQIVGDRQRRRKSNAGGLLHRSSASFSSTNSNSFSENPAELNDSSTEMSQTDEVIAALERNGVNFMNSASSRAMMTKKGKPKVAMRIDIPATTPARTISAVTSMLWEDLVNQPKKEGSGDFINRKKIQCAEKMIRSAFVELYRGLGLLKTYRFYYVWTIFGSSLNMVAFTKILKKFDKVSNQQASASYLKAVKRSHFISSDKVVRLMDEVESIFTKHFANNDRKKAMKFLRPQQQKNSHMVTFFVGLFTGSFVSLFSVYIILAHLSGIFSPSKEIAYMETVYPVFSVFALLSLHLFLYGCNLFMWKATRINYNFIFEFAPSTALKYRDAFLICTTFMTSVVGAMVIHLLLRAGGFSPSHVDTIPGILLLISIALLVCPFDIFYRPTRYCFLRIIRNIICSPLYKVLMVDFFMADQLTSQIPLLRHLESTACYFLAGSFKTHEYATCKNGKLYRQLAYVISFLPYYWRAMQCARRWFDEYDLNHLANMGKYVSAMVAAGARLTYATQSNHLWFSVVLVTSVVATIYQLYWDFVKDWGLLNPNSRNPWLRDDLILKNKSIYYLSIALNVVLRVAWIESIMRFRINSVETHLLDFFLASLEVIRRGHWNFYRLENEHLNNVGKFRAVKTVPLPFRDADSDG; encoded by the exons ATGGTGAAGTTCTCAAAGGAGCTTGAAGCTCAATTAATCCCTGAATGGAAAGAAGCCTTCGTTAACTATTGGCAACTCAAGAAACATGTAAAGAAGATCAAGCTGTCTAGGACTAACAAACAAATTGCCTCAGTCGAGTTTACCCATGATTTTGGTCGCTCAATCCTCGACCCTATTCGTTTCATCGCCTTGAAAGTTGCATCAACGACCAAGCACTTCTTCACCTCCTCCAACAACAATACTGATGAGATCATTCAG GTAAGGAGTAAAAGCATGGATTCAGATGAAGAAGTACTCTATCAAACTGAACTCCTTCAATTGTTTTCTGAAGAAGATGAG GTGAGGTTGTTTTTCGAGAGATTAGATGAAGAGTTGAACAAAGTGAACCAGTTTTACAAGACGAAAGAGAGTGAGTTCTTGGAGAGAGGGGAGATTCTGAACAAGCAACTTCAAATACTGTTAGACCTTAAACAGATCGTCGGCGACCGCCAACGCCGGCGGAAGTCCAATGCAGGGGGTCTTCTGCATCGTTCATCCGCCTCGTTTTCTTCTACCAACTCCAATTCTTTCTCAG AGAACCCCGCGGAATTGAATGATAGCTCCACGGAGATGTCACAAACAGATGAGGTGATCGCAGCACTAGAAAGGAATGGCGTGAATTTCATGAATTCGGCAAGCAGCAGGGCCATGATGACTAAGAAAGGGAAGCCAAAGGTGGCGATGAGGATCGACATCCCAGCTACCACACCGGCTCGTACCATCTCCGCCGTCACTTCAATGCTTTGGGAAGATCTCGTTAACCAACCCAAGAAAGAAGGTTCTGGTGATTTCATTAACAGGAAGAAGATTCAATGTGCTGAAAAGATGATTCGAAGCGCCTTTGTTGAACTCTACAGGGGTCTTGGTCTGCTAAAAACTTACAG ATTCTATTATGTATGGACCATTTTTGGCAGCTCACTAAATATGGTGGCCTTCACAAAAATACTCAAGAAGTTTGACAAG GTATCAAACCAACAGGCATCAGCAAGTTATCTGAAAGCAGTGAAGAGATCCCATTTCATTAGCTCTGATAAG GTTGTAAGACTAATGGATGAAGTGGAGTCCATTTTTACAAAGCACTTCGCCAACAATGACAGGAAAAAAGCCATGAAGTTCTTGAGACCTCAGCAGCAGAAAAACTCTCACATGGTCACCTTTTTTGTTG gaCTTTTTACCGGCTCTTTTGTATCATTGTTTAGTGTATATATAATACTGGCACACTTGTCTGGTATATTCTCACCTAGCAAAGAAATAGCATACATGGAGACTGTCTACCCTGTTTTCAG TGTATTTGCATTATTAAGCTTGCACTTGTTTTTGTATGGGTGCAACTTGTTCATGTGGAAAGCCACAAGAATAAACTACAACTTCATCTTTGAGTTTGCACCAAGCACAGCCCTCAAGTACAGAGATGCATTCCTAATTTGTACCACTTTCATGACTTCTGTGGTTGGTGCCATGGTCATCCACCTGTTATTAAGGGCTGGAGGCTTTTCACCTTCTCATGTTGACACCATTCCTGGAATCCTCCTTCTG ATTTCCATTGCCTTGCTGGTGTGCCCATTTGACATCTTCTATCGGCCAACTCGATACTGTTTCCTCCGAATAATTCGTAACATAATATGCTCTCCATTGTATAAG GTCTTGATGGTTGATTTTTTCATGGCTGACCAACTTACTAGTCAG ATTCCTTTGCTAAGACACTTGGAATCAACAGCCTGCTACTTTCTTGCTGGAAGTTTCAAAACCCATGAATATGCAACTTGCAAAAATGGAAAACTCTATAGACAGCTTGCTTATGTTATCTCATTTTTGCCATATTATTGGCGAGCCATGCAG TGTGCAAGAAGATGGTTTGATGAATATGACCTGAACCACTTGGCTAACATGGGGAAATACGTTTCTGCCATGGTGGCTGCCGGTGCCAGGCTCACATATGCTACACAAAGCAACCATCTATGGTTTTCTGTAGTCTTGGTGACTTCAGTTGTGGCTACGATTTACCAATTATATTGGGATTTTGTCAAGGATTGGGGGCTTCTTAATCCAAATTCCAGAAACCCTTGGCTTAGAGATGATCTAATTCTAAAGAACAAGAGCATTTACTACCTCTCCATC GCCTTGAATGTAGTTCTAAGAGTTGCTTGGATAGAGAGCATCATGCGGTTTCGAATCAATTCGGTTGAGACACATTTGCTAGACTTCTTCTTGGCTTCCCTCGAGGTTATCCGACGAGGGCACTGGAATTTTTACAG GTTAGAGAATGAACATCTAAACAATGTTGGCAAGTTCCGAGCTGTAAAGACTGTTCCATTACCCTTCCGTGACGCAGATTCCGATGGCTGA
- the LOC107896701 gene encoding phosphate transporter PHO1 isoform X2, producing MVKFSKELEAQLIPEWKEAFVNYWQLKKHVKKIKLSRTNKQIASVEFTHDFGRSILDPIRFIALKVASTTKHFFTSSNNNTDEIIQVRSKSMDSDEEVLYQTELLQLFSEEDEVRLFFERLDEELNKVNQFYKTKESEFLERGEILNKQLQILLDLKQIVGDRQRRRKSNAGGLLHRSSASFSSTNSNSFSENPAELNDSSTEMSQTDEVIAALERNGVNFMNSASSRAMMTKKGKPKVAMRIDIPATTPARTISAVTSMLWEDLVNQPKKEGSGDFINRKKIQCAEKMIRSAFVELYRGLGLLKTYSSLNMVAFTKILKKFDKVSNQQASASYLKAVKRSHFISSDKVVRLMDEVESIFTKHFANNDRKKAMKFLRPQQQKNSHMVTFFVGLFTGSFVSLFSVYIILAHLSGIFSPSKEIAYMETVYPVFSVFALLSLHLFLYGCNLFMWKATRINYNFIFEFAPSTALKYRDAFLICTTFMTSVVGAMVIHLLLRAGGFSPSHVDTIPGILLLISIALLVCPFDIFYRPTRYCFLRIIRNIICSPLYKVLMVDFFMADQLTSQIPLLRHLESTACYFLAGSFKTHEYATCKNGKLYRQLAYVISFLPYYWRAMQCARRWFDEYDLNHLANMGKYVSAMVAAGARLTYATQSNHLWFSVVLVTSVVATIYQLYWDFVKDWGLLNPNSRNPWLRDDLILKNKSIYYLSIALNVVLRVAWIESIMRFRINSVETHLLDFFLASLEVIRRGHWNFYRLENEHLNNVGKFRAVKTVPLPFRDADSDG from the exons ATGGTGAAGTTCTCAAAGGAGCTTGAAGCTCAATTAATCCCTGAATGGAAAGAAGCCTTCGTTAACTATTGGCAACTCAAGAAACATGTAAAGAAGATCAAGCTGTCTAGGACTAACAAACAAATTGCCTCAGTCGAGTTTACCCATGATTTTGGTCGCTCAATCCTCGACCCTATTCGTTTCATCGCCTTGAAAGTTGCATCAACGACCAAGCACTTCTTCACCTCCTCCAACAACAATACTGATGAGATCATTCAG GTAAGGAGTAAAAGCATGGATTCAGATGAAGAAGTACTCTATCAAACTGAACTCCTTCAATTGTTTTCTGAAGAAGATGAG GTGAGGTTGTTTTTCGAGAGATTAGATGAAGAGTTGAACAAAGTGAACCAGTTTTACAAGACGAAAGAGAGTGAGTTCTTGGAGAGAGGGGAGATTCTGAACAAGCAACTTCAAATACTGTTAGACCTTAAACAGATCGTCGGCGACCGCCAACGCCGGCGGAAGTCCAATGCAGGGGGTCTTCTGCATCGTTCATCCGCCTCGTTTTCTTCTACCAACTCCAATTCTTTCTCAG AGAACCCCGCGGAATTGAATGATAGCTCCACGGAGATGTCACAAACAGATGAGGTGATCGCAGCACTAGAAAGGAATGGCGTGAATTTCATGAATTCGGCAAGCAGCAGGGCCATGATGACTAAGAAAGGGAAGCCAAAGGTGGCGATGAGGATCGACATCCCAGCTACCACACCGGCTCGTACCATCTCCGCCGTCACTTCAATGCTTTGGGAAGATCTCGTTAACCAACCCAAGAAAGAAGGTTCTGGTGATTTCATTAACAGGAAGAAGATTCAATGTGCTGAAAAGATGATTCGAAGCGCCTTTGTTGAACTCTACAGGGGTCTTGGTCTGCTAAAAACTTACAG CTCACTAAATATGGTGGCCTTCACAAAAATACTCAAGAAGTTTGACAAG GTATCAAACCAACAGGCATCAGCAAGTTATCTGAAAGCAGTGAAGAGATCCCATTTCATTAGCTCTGATAAG GTTGTAAGACTAATGGATGAAGTGGAGTCCATTTTTACAAAGCACTTCGCCAACAATGACAGGAAAAAAGCCATGAAGTTCTTGAGACCTCAGCAGCAGAAAAACTCTCACATGGTCACCTTTTTTGTTG gaCTTTTTACCGGCTCTTTTGTATCATTGTTTAGTGTATATATAATACTGGCACACTTGTCTGGTATATTCTCACCTAGCAAAGAAATAGCATACATGGAGACTGTCTACCCTGTTTTCAG TGTATTTGCATTATTAAGCTTGCACTTGTTTTTGTATGGGTGCAACTTGTTCATGTGGAAAGCCACAAGAATAAACTACAACTTCATCTTTGAGTTTGCACCAAGCACAGCCCTCAAGTACAGAGATGCATTCCTAATTTGTACCACTTTCATGACTTCTGTGGTTGGTGCCATGGTCATCCACCTGTTATTAAGGGCTGGAGGCTTTTCACCTTCTCATGTTGACACCATTCCTGGAATCCTCCTTCTG ATTTCCATTGCCTTGCTGGTGTGCCCATTTGACATCTTCTATCGGCCAACTCGATACTGTTTCCTCCGAATAATTCGTAACATAATATGCTCTCCATTGTATAAG GTCTTGATGGTTGATTTTTTCATGGCTGACCAACTTACTAGTCAG ATTCCTTTGCTAAGACACTTGGAATCAACAGCCTGCTACTTTCTTGCTGGAAGTTTCAAAACCCATGAATATGCAACTTGCAAAAATGGAAAACTCTATAGACAGCTTGCTTATGTTATCTCATTTTTGCCATATTATTGGCGAGCCATGCAG TGTGCAAGAAGATGGTTTGATGAATATGACCTGAACCACTTGGCTAACATGGGGAAATACGTTTCTGCCATGGTGGCTGCCGGTGCCAGGCTCACATATGCTACACAAAGCAACCATCTATGGTTTTCTGTAGTCTTGGTGACTTCAGTTGTGGCTACGATTTACCAATTATATTGGGATTTTGTCAAGGATTGGGGGCTTCTTAATCCAAATTCCAGAAACCCTTGGCTTAGAGATGATCTAATTCTAAAGAACAAGAGCATTTACTACCTCTCCATC GCCTTGAATGTAGTTCTAAGAGTTGCTTGGATAGAGAGCATCATGCGGTTTCGAATCAATTCGGTTGAGACACATTTGCTAGACTTCTTCTTGGCTTCCCTCGAGGTTATCCGACGAGGGCACTGGAATTTTTACAG GTTAGAGAATGAACATCTAAACAATGTTGGCAAGTTCCGAGCTGTAAAGACTGTTCCATTACCCTTCCGTGACGCAGATTCCGATGGCTGA